ATCAGGTATGCCATACCGAAGGCGGCTTCCTGGGCAAGCTCCTGGGCGTAATTACAGTGAAGTTCGAGGCCGTTGCGGTGTTCCTCAAATGTATCGGGGGCGTCCAGTATGCGGCCATCGTAAGATACCGGCTTTATGAAATTCTCCATATTGGTGTACATGTACCTTACGAAATCGGCTGAGATGCTGATGTCAGCGTCGTATATTTGGCCCGTGAAGGGGTTGGCCCGGCTTGGACCAATCGCATAAACGCCGGGCGAGACCATCCAGCGAATCGTGCTGTAGCGGACATCGAGCGGGTCCCAATCCGCGGTGTCGGGCATTTGTTTGGCTACAATGGCGTTTCTGAAGCCGACTTTTTCAAAAGACTGATTCCAGAACTCGATTCCTTCAGCTATCGCATCGCGATACTCGTGGGGTACGGTATTTTCAATCCAGAACACGATTGGCTGCTCCGGTTCGGAAACCCGGGCCTCGGGGTTTTTCTTTTTCAAATGCCACCGATTGATATACCTCACGTAAGAGGATTCCCGGTCGAGCTCCGAATAGTCCTGGTAGAAGGTGGTGAAGTATCCCACCCGGTCATCATCGAGGCGAGGCACATAGTCAGTCTCCGGCAGAGTCGAGAGTGAAAAGTGATAGGTATGGAAAAAACTTTCGCCGCTTTGTAATGTTGGGCCGTCATTTGGGATAGATGATTTAAAGTGTAGCTTTATATCGATTTCGCTGTTGTGCGGGAAGGATTTGATCCGGTCGAAGAAGCTGTTTTTGGAGTCGAAGGAATAACCCTTTTTGGCCTGAGTTCCCAGGCGATAACTGGTGTTTTCGGCGTCCTGAATGAACAGCGGTTCGGCCTCAATAAGCACGGCGCCGGTTTTTGAGTCGGGTTTGGACTTTACTTCACTTGTGGCAAACAGGTGGTCGGATATGCCCGAGGCTACCGCGTTGTACATGGTGGTGGCGCTGTCGGCCCTTAGCCGGAGATTCTTCTCGAGCAAGAGAATGTTTTTGCCGACCCGCTTGAAATAAAAGGGGAATGATCGTCCGGGAGGGCCGGTATCATAGTAGGTGCCGTCGCCTGTCGCGCGGGCCATACCACACAGGTAAATTGGTCCCATTTGCTCGGGCTTGATCGCCATGAGTACGGTGTTATCAACCGTATCGAGATAGAACGTGAACAGGCCTTCGATAGCGACGCGATCGATTGTCAGTTCATTAAAAGACTTCAGTTTGGTGTCCTTGTTCGGCATGATGACTTCGGCTTTCTGTTCCGACTGCTCCTGTCCGAAAACGCGAACGCGTCTTCCGGCAAAAGCATCGACAGCCAGAATAGCCAGCATGGCCAGCGTGAGGACAAGGATGATTGGGATTTGTCGTGGGCGCATTTTTACTCCTGAGTGTTGAAAATATATTTCAAATACTAATAATCTACGTCAATACGGAATTGCGGTTGCGGCTCCGAGGCTGATTGTCGTATTCATTTTTATCCTTATGACATGAAACAGGCGTGCTTTGTCAACTGTTCTTCAAAAAGTGCGCCAGATACTTTCGCCCTTTATCCGTCAACCGGTAATACGTGTGATTGCGATGTTTGATCCACTTGTTATCGACGATCCCTTTGCGGTATTGCACCATGGTGGCATCGACCCGTTCGATCAGTCTCATGTCCGTTAATTTCCGGTGGCGGTCGAATGCCTCCTGCTTGCTTATGTTCAGCTTTCTGGCTACCACCAGCGAATAATCGATTCCGTACCTCTCGTGATGTCTCAGCACTTCAAAATCTGTGTCCTGCAACTCGCCATAATCCGATTCGGGCCTAAATTCGCTTTTGTCATCAATCGCATCATCCCATCTCACCGAAATCAATCTCTCGGGGTCAAGTTCCTTGACGTGGCCGCAGTCGCGCCGATGGATTTTTATCACGTTGCCGTGGCTGTAGTAGCCGATGATATCGTCGGGGGGAGATGGCGCGCAGCAGGATGCCACCCGGTAGTCTTTCTTTAGTTTCAACTCGCTCAAGTTACAGTCAGATTTAGGTTGAAATTCGATTCGTATCTGCCTAAATTCGTTAAAAACCCCGTAAAAGAAAAGACAATTATCCATGAGTGACGCGATAATCTCAAGTCCGGCCGGTGTTCTTGCTATCCTCGCTGCGATAACATCGTTTTTTTTCTACCTCGAAAACAAAACCAAATGGAATTTCTTCAACTACTTTCCACCGTTAATATTCATTTATGTTCTGCCGGTGTTTTTCTCCAACGCCGGCGTGATACCATCGGCATCGCCCGTGTACGACTTCATGAAAGACAACCTGCTGCCCATGTTTCTGGTGATTATGCTGCTCGAGGTTGATATTTTCGCAACGGTAAAGGTAATGGGCAAGGGTGTGTTCGTGATGCTTCTGGGTACGCTCGGTGTTGTGGTCGGCGCGCCGGTCGCGCTGTTTCTTGTCAAGAGCGGTCTTGGGCCGGAAGCGTGGAAGGGGTTCGCGGCGCTGGCTGGAAGCTGGATTGGCGGCACGGGCAACATGGCCGCAGTGGCGGTGGCATTCGATCTGGACACGAGTTCGCTTGATTTCGGCTATGCTGTCATAACCGATAACGCCGTCTATTTGATCTGGTTGCCGATTATGCTGGCATCGAAGAATTTCGCGAAGAAGTTCAATAAATTCACCGGTATGTCCTCTGACCGTCTGGCTAATATGGAGAAGGCCGCCGAAGAACTCACCACTGATAAAGGTCGGATGGAGATGCGTCACGTTTTGTATCTGGTATTTTTCGGTTTTGCGGTGACGGCTCTATCGGCCTGGCTGGCCGGTTTTGTTTCGACAACACAGGTCTTTTCGTACAGCACATATAAGATACTCATTGTCACAGTGCTTGCCATCGGTCTTTCGTTCACACCCGCCAGTCGCGTTCCCGGTTCGCACGCGGTGGCGATGGCGCTGGTTTATCTATTCGTGGCTCAGATGGGGGCCACGGCGGATTTGTCGAATCTGAGCAGCTCAGTCTTCTGGTTTCTGCTGGGCGGCTATATCTGGATTCTTATCCACGGTTTCTTCCTGGTCGGGGCAGCGCGGTTGTTCAAGGTTGATGTTCACACCGCCGCGATAGCATCGGCCGCCAATATTGGCGGCGCGGCATCGGCGCCCATCGTGGCCGCTTATCACAAACCTTCGCTGGTTCCGGTGTCGATCCTGATGGCGTTGTTGGGTTATGCTGTTGGCACTCCCGCTGCTATTTTTGCCGGGTGGTTGTGCCGGCTGGTGATGTAGACCCCCTCGGTGGGTCCGGTGTGAACGGAATCTACTGTAACGCTCCTATCGGGAATCGGTAAGAATTGGACCACTCAAGAAACTCATTTACCTTCTCTTCATTTTCGGTCAGCCAGGATTGAATGATCGGATCGTCGGAAAGTTGAAATATGTAGTAAACGAAAGGGCGAACCAGTTCCCTGTTGTACATTTCATTAAAATAAGGCGCGTAGTACTTCCAAGCTAAACCTGATCGTTCCTCACCAGACGCGGTACTGTTCATCATACCGAAAATGCCGTCGAGAGCGTCGTAGATTTGTTCGATTGGGTGTTTGTCTTTGTTCTCTTCGTTTAACCGTGAAGCTCCGTAAAGGCCAATCATCAGATTGATGGCTGTAAAGTCGCCCTCAGGATTATCCTCCGTATAGTTCACATTTACCTTGATAACGCTGTCAGCCGTTTTCTCCACTCCCGCCATGAGAAGGTTCTGCAGCTCGGATAGTGCCTCAGCGGCTCTTCGTGTGCCCGGTTCGAGAATGAGGAATCGGCAGAATGCGAGAATGCAAGGAACTCGACAGTTAAGGTTCTCGTATTCCTGAGCGAGAGCCAGATGGCTGGAGGAATGGGTCGGCTCGGAGATGACGGCTTTCTTGTAACATTCAGCTGCCTTTTTCGATTCGCTCATCTTGCTGTAAACCAAGCCTTTGTTAAAATTGAGCATGAAGTAGTCCGGCTGGAAGTCCAAGCCGCGATCGTACGCAGCGATAGCTTCGTTATAGTCTCCCATAATGCTTGCGGTGTTTCCCAGCAGAACTAAGGCGTTCGATAGATGAGGGCCGTTGTACTCTGATGCTCTCTCGATATAACTGCGGGCTGAATCATAGTTCTCGCGATAATAGTACGTGTATGATATTTCGTAAAGAGCCAGAGGATTGTGGGGATTCATCTCGAGGGCCTGGCAATATTTTGAGATAGCTTCATCGTACTTTCGGGCGTTGTGAAGTGCAATACCTTCTTCTATTAACGCGGTCACTTCGGCAGAGTTCTCCACCGGCTGTTTTAAAGACTTTGTTTCGCTGGCAAATGCACCCGACAAAAATAGGCTCAGGAACACGAGGATAAGGATCGTTTTCAACATAGGTCCCTCCAGTTTCTTTTCGTAATAAAGTCTGATTGTAATCCTTAGGGGCAATCAGACGCCTTATCTA
The sequence above is drawn from the Candidatus Zixiibacteriota bacterium genome and encodes:
- a CDS encoding zinc-dependent metalloprotease; the encoded protein is MRPRQIPIILVLTLAMLAILAVDAFAGRRVRVFGQEQSEQKAEVIMPNKDTKLKSFNELTIDRVAIEGLFTFYLDTVDNTVLMAIKPEQMGPIYLCGMARATGDGTYYDTGPPGRSFPFYFKRVGKNILLLEKNLRLRADSATTMYNAVASGISDHLFATSEVKSKPDSKTGAVLIEAEPLFIQDAENTSYRLGTQAKKGYSFDSKNSFFDRIKSFPHNSEIDIKLHFKSSIPNDGPTLQSGESFFHTYHFSLSTLPETDYVPRLDDDRVGYFTTFYQDYSELDRESSYVRYINRWHLKKKNPEARVSEPEQPIVFWIENTVPHEYRDAIAEGIEFWNQSFEKVGFRNAIVAKQMPDTADWDPLDVRYSTIRWMVSPGVYAIGPSRANPFTGQIYDADISISADFVRYMYTNMENFIKPVSYDGRILDAPDTFEEHRNGLELHCNYAQELAQEAAFGMAYLMSTAGDLADKDSLTREYVHSYLVELVAHEVGHTLGFRHNFKASTIYTLEQIQNREFTKKNSTTGTIMEYAPPNIAAKGQPQGEFFASVPGPFDDWRVEYGYSEFGAQSPSEELEQLKAIATRAGDDLLAYATDFDVTAFSVDPLTNMFDLGDDPLAYSKHKIELTRELWGNAIKDFEKPGESYEKIRRVFDTGWRSYREAAQYAARYVGGLYHGTTHIGDTDGDIPFTPVPASEQRRAIEFLRDYIFAADAFDVPAELLNRLQSPRSGDFIGTIYRSPMAYPWHQNILNIQQTALGKLYSAMTVGQLLNNIDRYGIGDEAYTMQDMFTDVRRSIWGEIVAPDNVNSQRRQLQLAHLNWIAAIYLTSPAVYPTDAITLAATDLDILEQAAKKAAASQRIDEITRAHFKEVIRQVEAAKGAKRNFAGVPQQTQ
- a CDS encoding DUF819 family protein translates to MSDAIISSPAGVLAILAAITSFFFYLENKTKWNFFNYFPPLIFIYVLPVFFSNAGVIPSASPVYDFMKDNLLPMFLVIMLLEVDIFATVKVMGKGVFVMLLGTLGVVVGAPVALFLVKSGLGPEAWKGFAALAGSWIGGTGNMAAVAVAFDLDTSSLDFGYAVITDNAVYLIWLPIMLASKNFAKKFNKFTGMSSDRLANMEKAAEELTTDKGRMEMRHVLYLVFFGFAVTALSAWLAGFVSTTQVFSYSTYKILIVTVLAIGLSFTPASRVPGSHAVAMALVYLFVAQMGATADLSNLSSSVFWFLLGGYIWILIHGFFLVGAARLFKVDVHTAAIASAANIGGAASAPIVAAYHKPSLVPVSILMALLGYAVGTPAAIFAGWLCRLVM
- a CDS encoding DUF2250 domain-containing protein; amino-acid sequence: MKLKKDYRVASCCAPSPPDDIIGYYSHGNVIKIHRRDCGHVKELDPERLISVRWDDAIDDKSEFRPESDYGELQDTDFEVLRHHERYGIDYSLVVARKLNISKQEAFDRHRKLTDMRLIERVDATMVQYRKGIVDNKWIKHRNHTYYRLTDKGRKYLAHFLKNS
- a CDS encoding tetratricopeptide repeat protein, which produces MLKTILILVFLSLFLSGAFASETKSLKQPVENSAEVTALIEEGIALHNARKYDEAISKYCQALEMNPHNPLALYEISYTYYYRENYDSARSYIERASEYNGPHLSNALVLLGNTASIMGDYNEAIAAYDRGLDFQPDYFMLNFNKGLVYSKMSESKKAAECYKKAVISEPTHSSSHLALAQEYENLNCRVPCILAFCRFLILEPGTRRAAEALSELQNLLMAGVEKTADSVIKVNVNYTEDNPEGDFTAINLMIGLYGASRLNEENKDKHPIEQIYDALDGIFGMMNSTASGEERSGLAWKYYAPYFNEMYNRELVRPFVYYIFQLSDDPIIQSWLTENEEKVNEFLEWSNSYRFPIGALQ